The Pieris napi chromosome 11, ilPieNapi1.2, whole genome shotgun sequence DNA segment GTCAGGTGACTCGCATTCAGGCATAAGCATAGCTTCTACACTTAAGTTTAACTCCCCTAATATTCTTTTATGTCTTGATTCTACTCGACGTACTTCTTCCTCGACAACACTTCTGTCAAGAGAAATAAGAGATTGTCTTGGAGCGTGTCTATGTTTTGGACATGTTCTTGAACCATCTGTAATTTCTTCGTAAATATTTTCCTCTGTACCATATCGTGTTACGTAATTATGGCGAGCGGATCGCTCTCTCGGTAAGCCGCGTCCACGCTGTCGATTCGCTTTTCTCGACGACGATGGCATTGATAAATGATGGTCATAATAGGCGTATGAATAATCGACGGGCTCAAATCGCTCCATAGTAGCAGCAATATTGCTACGGTTCCATGATTGCGATGGTTGATCacgtaataaatttataccgGCGAGTCGGGCGGGTAAAATTTCATCAAGATCACGTGCACATCGCTCATCGAGAGATTGCGCACCATCGTCTTCTTCTCGCCTGTGTTTTCTATGCGGTCTGCGAGTTGTTTGACTACAGGGATGTCCTCTATCACTATCTGAGCCATGCTCATGATAGTCTGGTGTATGACTCCGATGAAATTCAGAACGATGCTTATTACAGTCACTTGTGTGATTAAAGTTATGTCTCAGACTGTAGCTGGAATTACCTTCATAATCTGAGCGATCATAACAAGGGCTATCGTCAGCATTGCTACTATGGGCATGTGGACAGTCTGCCGCAATGCCCGATTCTGATGAGGGATAGTCGTGTACTTCGGCCGTAGTGAAAACTCTTTCATCCGGGCGAGCCGGTTCTGACACTGCATGTCGATGATGAGGTCGGGGCCTTGTGTTTTCTCTGCAGCTCGCAAAGGTCCTCTGCAGAGGCGTTTGATGAGAATATTGTAGACAACGAGAGTTGAACACCGCCTCCCCAGACTCGTCGGGGCTCGGCGGCGCACTGCGTGATTCCATGGCTCATCCTCTCATGTCAACATGTATACCTGTAAAAACAAACAACTAAtcagaaaaataaacaaaaaagaaaatgtaaataaaattttgcaatactgTAAGTAAAAGCCCGGGGGCATTGAATCCGAAATTACAAGCCCCTGATAAGGGTAGGGTAAGTGACGATCAACACGGCAGCCGACGTCGATATATCATCATCAGTCGCCGCGTAATAAATTGGGGCTTTGCTCCGTGTTTATTGTTgcatattgtataaataaaaatattgagatTGAGATGTAACTATGTTCGTATGCCTCTATGTGCaatttttgtttgatataAAACAGACAAGAATGGTGAATAGGCAATTAAAATACACGTAagtcagtaaaaataaataagagggGTTTATGAAAATTATGCAAAGTATAATGATAACAAATcttatcataaaataataccGCATTGCATTTTTATTGCGATCTCTCGAAATTTATTGTACGCATTCCAGACCAATTTATTACGATAACGATAATAAGTGTCCGTGAACTAGACGCCGAGGGAGCGGGGTTTACCCTCGAGTGTCGCCCGTTGTCATGACAACGGATCTGTTCCCGTGGTATTGTGGCGCTTCCGCCCAATATTCCTTGCATCTAAATCATCATCAACGTTGGGAATAAGGGCCCGTTGACCGCTCGCAATGACAATTTGTTGTAATACACTGAGATTTCTCAGCCCAATGAAGACATCCTATCAGGGATATGGTACACTTTCTAGAACTTTTTATGATCttgtcttattatttatttctcaacAACACCTTTACTTAgaactgttaaaaattataggaaAGATTCaagttatttttgaaataactaAATTGAAAACGTTACTTAAAGCAGTCGTTTCataatcttttgttttacattttcgtggtaattatttaattttattgcggACTTTATAGCTCCG contains these protein-coding regions:
- the LOC125053721 gene encoding uncharacterized protein LOC125053721 isoform X4, with the translated sequence MESRSAPPSPDESGEAVFNSRCLQYSHQTPLQRTFASCRENTRPRPHHRHAVSEPARPDERVFTTAEVHDYPSSESGIAADCPHAHSSNADDSPCYDRSDYEGNSSYSLRHNFNHTSDCNKHRSEFHRSHTPDYHEHGSDSDRGHPCSQTTRRPHRKHRREEDDGAQSLDERCARDLDEILPARLAGINLLRDQPSQSWNRSNIAATMERFEPVDYSYAYYDHHLSMPSSSRKANRQRGRGLPRERSARHNYVTRYGTEENIYEEITDGSRTCPKHRHAPRQSLISLDRSVVEEEVRRVESRHKRILGELNLSVEAMLMPECESPDSERAEDRDNIEELLRVGPTDELLSPASCNPPDLDSGFSGSSSGASYVGSLRRKPTGSVPHLPAVAYGTRGAGVRILGADDCQLRCPREIPSPRSSSCGDAKSTGFWNKKAWKKISGFSSSNSINKAGLTATQTENWWCRWIP
- the LOC125053721 gene encoding uncharacterized protein LOC125053721 isoform X3, coding for MESRSAPPSPDESGEAVFNSRCLQYSHQTPLQRTFASCRENTRPRPHHRHAVSEPARPDERVFTTAEVHDYPSSESGIAADCPHAHSSNADDSPCYDRSDYEGNSSYSLRHNFNHTSDCNKHRSEFHRSHTPDYHEHGSDSDRGHPCSQTTRRPHRKHRREEDDGAQSLDERCARDLDEILPARLAGINLLRDQPSQSWNRSNIAATMERFEPVDYSYAYYDHHLSMPSSSRKANRQRGRGLPRERSARHNYVTRYGTEENIYEEITDGSRTCPKHRHAPRQSLISLDRSVVEEEVRRVESRHKRILGELNLSVEAMLMPECESPDSERAEDRDNIEELLRVGPTDELLSPASCNPPDLDSGFSGSSSGASYVGSLRRKPTGSVPHLPAVAYGTRGAGVRILGADDCQLRCPREIPSPRSSSCGDAKSTGFWNKKAWKKISGFSSSNSINKAGLTDEACRPSRAKSRTAIPYSYSNGKLVVPLDSLAQS
- the LOC125053721 gene encoding uncharacterized protein LOC125053721 isoform X2 translates to MESRSAPPSPDESGEAVFNSRCLQYSHQTPLQRTFASCRENTRPRPHHRHAVSEPARPDERVFTTAEVHDYPSSESGIAADCPHAHSSNADDSPCYDRSDYEGNSSYSLRHNFNHTSDCNKHRSEFHRSHTPDYHEHGSDSDRGHPCSQTTRRPHRKHRREEDDGAQSLDERCARDLDEILPARLAGINLLRDQPSQSWNRSNIAATMERFEPVDYSYAYYDHHLSMPSSSRKANRQRGRGLPRERSARHNYVTRYGTEENIYEEITDGSRTCPKHRHAPRQSLISLDRSVVEEEVRRVESRHKRILGELNLSVEAMLMPECESPDSERAEDRDNIEELLRVGPTDELLSPASCNPPDLDSGFSGSSSGASYVGSLRRKPTGSVPHLPAVAYGTRGAGVRILGADDCQLRCPREIPSPRSSSCGDAKSTGFWNKKAWKKISGFSSSNSINKAGLTGLLVRYTFRRKSGSQGSQGKRRPEPVKCDACLSQRC
- the LOC125053721 gene encoding uncharacterized protein LOC125053721 isoform X1, whose translation is MESRSAPPSPDESGEAVFNSRCLQYSHQTPLQRTFASCRENTRPRPHHRHAVSEPARPDERVFTTAEVHDYPSSESGIAADCPHAHSSNADDSPCYDRSDYEGNSSYSLRHNFNHTSDCNKHRSEFHRSHTPDYHEHGSDSDRGHPCSQTTRRPHRKHRREEDDGAQSLDERCARDLDEILPARLAGINLLRDQPSQSWNRSNIAATMERFEPVDYSYAYYDHHLSMPSSSRKANRQRGRGLPRERSARHNYVTRYGTEENIYEEITDGSRTCPKHRHAPRQSLISLDRSVVEEEVRRVESRHKRILGELNLSVEAMLMPECESPDSERAEDRDNIEELLRVGPTDELLSPASCNPPDLDSGFSGSSSGASYVGSLRRKPTGSVPHLPAVAYGTRGAGVRILGADDCQLRCPREIPSPRSSSCGDAKSTGFWNKKAWKKISGFSSSNSINKAGLTDEACRPSRAKSRTAIPYRYFPKFLHKYTCILLATQTENWWCRWIP